One region of Mycolicibacterium rhodesiae NBB3 genomic DNA includes:
- a CDS encoding 2-oxoacid:ferredoxin oxidoreductase subunit beta — MTTAKSEADRASIQLIGADLGLTAGTSLVPTTDEPQKSKDFTSDQEVRWCPGCGDYVILNTIRNFLPELGLRRENIAFVSGIGCSSRFPYYLQTYGFHSIHGRAPTIATGLALARQDLSVWVVTGDGDALSIGGNHLIHALRRNVNLTILLFNNRIYGLTKGQYSPTSETGKVTKSTPMGSLDYPFNPVSLALGAEATFVGRALDSDRKGLSEVLRGAAEHRGAALVEIMQDCPIFNDGSFDALRKEGAEERLINLSHGEPITFGADGEYCVVKSDYGLEVAKTADVSADEIVIHDAQRQDPAYAFALSRLSEQNLDHMVMGIFRQVSKPTYDDAARQQVASAREAKPHDTAALQSLLRSKDTWTVD, encoded by the coding sequence ATGACAACAGCGAAGAGCGAAGCGGATCGCGCGTCGATCCAGTTGATTGGTGCAGATCTCGGACTGACGGCCGGGACCAGCTTGGTTCCGACGACAGACGAACCGCAGAAGTCCAAGGACTTCACCAGCGATCAAGAAGTCCGCTGGTGCCCCGGCTGCGGCGACTACGTCATCCTCAACACGATACGCAACTTCTTGCCCGAGCTCGGGCTGCGCCGCGAGAACATCGCGTTCGTCAGCGGCATCGGGTGCTCGAGTCGCTTCCCGTACTACCTGCAGACCTACGGGTTCCACTCGATCCACGGTCGTGCGCCGACGATCGCGACCGGTCTGGCGCTGGCCCGCCAAGACCTGTCGGTGTGGGTCGTCACCGGTGACGGCGATGCGCTGTCGATCGGCGGCAACCACCTGATCCACGCGCTGCGACGCAACGTCAACCTGACGATCCTGCTGTTCAACAACCGGATCTACGGCCTGACCAAGGGGCAGTACTCGCCGACGTCGGAGACCGGCAAGGTCACCAAGTCCACCCCGATGGGCTCGCTGGACTACCCGTTCAACCCCGTGTCGCTGGCATTGGGCGCCGAGGCCACGTTCGTCGGGCGTGCACTGGATTCGGACCGCAAGGGTCTGTCCGAGGTGCTTCGCGGTGCCGCCGAGCACCGCGGTGCCGCACTCGTCGAGATCATGCAGGACTGCCCTATCTTCAACGACGGTTCGTTCGACGCGCTGCGGAAGGAAGGCGCCGAGGAACGGCTCATCAACCTGAGCCACGGTGAACCGATCACTTTCGGCGCCGACGGCGAGTATTGCGTGGTCAAGTCGGATTACGGCCTCGAGGTCGCCAAGACCGCCGATGTGTCGGCCGACGAGATCGTCATCCATGACGCGCAGCGTCAGGACCCGGCGTACGCGTTCGCGCTGTCGCGGCTGTCCGAGCAGAACCTTGATCACATGGTGATGGGAATCTTCCGGCAGGTCAGCAAGCCGACGTACGACGACGCCGCTCGGCAGCAGGTTGCATCGGCGCGTGAAGCCAAGCCGCACGACACGGCCGCGCTGCAGTCGCTGCTCCGAAGCAAAGACACCTGGACCGTCGACTAA
- a CDS encoding LacI family DNA-binding transcriptional regulator, with translation MPHRYKVREIAQQSGLSEATVDRVLHERPGVRANTRAEVEQAIADLDKQRAQLRLNGRRYLIDVVMQTPERFSDAFRSAIEAELPAFAPAMLRARFHLWESGSTEQMVDALGRIRGSHGVVLKAQDEPAVAEAVDQLVSSGVPVVTYATDIPASARCAYVGIDNHGAGVTAAYLMREWLGSAPADVLITLSRAVFRGEGEREVGFRSAMRGTGRAIVEVSDSDGIDSTNERLVLEALERHPDVGAVYSVGGGNTATIAAFERLGRVCSVFVAHDLDVDNRKLLRDGRISVVLHNDLRADARLAMRLILQQQGALPAEPARPVPIQVITPYNLPP, from the coding sequence ATGCCGCACCGGTACAAGGTCCGCGAGATCGCCCAACAGTCCGGGCTCAGTGAGGCCACGGTCGACCGCGTGCTCCACGAACGCCCCGGCGTCCGCGCGAACACCAGGGCCGAGGTCGAGCAGGCGATCGCGGATCTCGACAAGCAGCGGGCGCAGCTGCGTCTGAACGGCCGTCGCTACCTGATCGACGTCGTCATGCAGACGCCGGAACGATTCTCCGACGCGTTCCGGTCCGCCATCGAGGCCGAACTGCCCGCCTTCGCTCCGGCCATGCTGCGGGCCAGGTTCCACCTGTGGGAGTCGGGATCGACAGAGCAGATGGTCGACGCGTTGGGCCGCATTCGTGGCAGCCACGGTGTGGTCCTCAAGGCGCAGGACGAACCTGCGGTGGCCGAGGCCGTCGATCAACTGGTCTCCAGTGGTGTTCCGGTGGTGACGTATGCGACCGACATTCCCGCGAGCGCGCGGTGCGCCTACGTGGGCATCGACAATCACGGCGCCGGTGTGACGGCCGCGTATTTGATGCGGGAGTGGCTGGGCTCGGCGCCGGCCGACGTCCTCATCACGTTGAGCCGGGCGGTATTCCGCGGCGAGGGCGAACGCGAGGTCGGATTCCGTTCGGCGATGCGTGGCACCGGCCGAGCGATCGTGGAAGTCAGCGACAGCGACGGGATCGACTCGACCAATGAGCGATTGGTCCTCGAGGCACTCGAACGGCATCCGGACGTCGGCGCGGTGTACTCCGTCGGCGGCGGCAACACCGCCACCATCGCGGCATTCGAGCGATTAGGGAGGGTGTGCAGCGTTTTCGTTGCCCACGACCTGGACGTGGACAACAGAAAGTTGCTGCGTGACGGCCGCATCTCGGTGGTCCTGCACAACGATCTGCGCGCCGACGCGCGGTTGGCGATGCGGCTGATTCTTCAGCAGCAGGGCGCGTTGCCGGCCGAGCCGGCGCGCCCGGTGCCGATCCAGGTCATCACTCCGTACAACCTGCCGCCGTAG
- a CDS encoding transglycosylase family protein — protein sequence MNIRRTVTKALMAAVIFGALALFQIAMSTATANADSVNWDAIAQCESGGNWSINSGNGHYGGLQFKQATWNSNGGVGNPSTASRAEQIRVAENVLRTQGIKAWPKCGPRGASPAVWSNPSVSMPTTPTAPATATGCSAMPSSGLFGFINPRQMCSALLGGR from the coding sequence ATGAATATTCGTAGGACTGTTACCAAGGCCCTGATGGCCGCCGTGATCTTCGGAGCTCTCGCGTTGTTCCAGATCGCCATGTCCACCGCCACCGCGAACGCGGACTCGGTCAACTGGGACGCCATCGCCCAGTGCGAATCCGGTGGTAACTGGTCAATCAACAGCGGCAACGGCCACTACGGTGGCCTGCAGTTCAAGCAGGCGACCTGGAACTCCAATGGCGGAGTGGGCAACCCCTCGACCGCTTCGCGCGCCGAGCAGATCCGCGTTGCGGAGAACGTTCTGCGCACCCAGGGCATCAAGGCCTGGCCGAAGTGCGGTCCCCGCGGCGCGTCGCCGGCCGTCTGGAGCAATCCTTCCGTGTCGATGCCGACCACGCCGACGGCGCCCGCCACGGCGACCGGCTGCTCGGCGATGCCGTCCAGCGGACTGTTCGGCTTCATCAACCCGCGTCAGATGTGCTCCGCGCTGCTCGGCGGCCGCTGA
- a CDS encoding 2-oxoacid:acceptor oxidoreductase subunit alpha: protein MGANGSGANPATRQKLEKVVIRFAGDSGDGMQLTGDRFTSEAALFGNDLATQPNYPAEIRAPQGTLPGVSSFQIQIADYDILTAGDRPDVLVAMNPAALKANVNDLPRGGLIIANSDEFTKRNLAKVGYEGNPLENEDLSDYVVQAVPMTTLTLGAVEEIGASKKDGQRAKNMFALGLLSWMYGRELEHSEAFIREKFARKPDIAEANVLALKAGWNYGETTEAFASSVYEVAPAKLKSGEYRQISGNTALAYGIVTAGQLSDLQVVLGTYPITPASDILHELSKHKNFNVLTFQAEDEIAGIGAAIGASYGGALGVTSTSGPGISLKSEAMGLAVMTELPLIVIDVQRGGPSTGLPTKTEQADLLQVLFGRNGESPVAVVAPRSPSDCFDVAVEAVRIAITYHTPVVILSDGAIANGSEPWQIPDVSTYEKIEHTFAKTGEPFQPYARNPETLARQFAIPGTPGLEHRIGGLEAANGSGNISYEPKNHDLMVRLRQAKVDGIAVPDLEVDDPTGDAELLMLGWGSSYGPIGEACRRARRNGIKVAQAHLRNLNPFPANLGEVLRRYPNVVLPEMNLGQLALLLRGKYLVDVQSVTKVEGMAFLADEVEGIIDAALDGTLGDKEIDKAKFARLAAATIESEANGVGAIA from the coding sequence GTGGGGGCCAACGGCAGCGGGGCCAACCCGGCTACGAGGCAGAAGCTCGAGAAGGTCGTCATTCGCTTCGCGGGCGACTCCGGTGACGGCATGCAGCTCACTGGCGACCGCTTCACCTCTGAGGCTGCCCTCTTCGGCAATGACCTTGCCACACAACCGAATTACCCTGCCGAGATCCGCGCTCCGCAGGGGACGCTGCCCGGCGTGTCGTCGTTCCAGATTCAGATCGCCGACTACGACATCCTGACCGCGGGAGACCGCCCCGACGTCCTCGTCGCGATGAACCCCGCCGCGCTCAAGGCCAACGTCAACGATCTGCCCCGCGGCGGACTGATCATCGCCAACTCCGACGAGTTCACCAAGCGGAACCTGGCCAAGGTCGGTTACGAGGGCAATCCGCTCGAGAACGAGGACCTGTCGGACTACGTCGTACAGGCCGTCCCCATGACGACGCTGACCCTCGGCGCCGTCGAAGAGATCGGTGCGTCGAAGAAGGACGGTCAGCGCGCCAAGAACATGTTCGCCCTCGGCCTGCTGTCGTGGATGTACGGCCGCGAGCTGGAGCACAGCGAGGCGTTCATCCGCGAGAAGTTCGCCCGCAAGCCCGACATCGCCGAGGCGAACGTCCTGGCGCTGAAGGCGGGCTGGAACTACGGCGAGACGACCGAGGCCTTCGCAAGCAGTGTCTACGAGGTCGCGCCCGCCAAGCTGAAGAGCGGTGAGTACCGCCAGATCTCGGGTAACACCGCGTTGGCGTACGGCATCGTCACGGCGGGACAGCTGAGCGATCTGCAGGTGGTGCTCGGCACCTACCCGATCACGCCGGCGTCGGACATCCTGCACGAGCTGTCCAAGCACAAGAACTTCAACGTGCTGACCTTCCAGGCCGAGGACGAGATCGCGGGCATCGGTGCCGCCATCGGCGCGTCCTACGGCGGTGCACTCGGGGTCACCAGCACCTCCGGTCCCGGTATATCCCTCAAGTCGGAGGCGATGGGCCTCGCGGTCATGACCGAGCTTCCGCTTATCGTCATCGACGTGCAGCGCGGCGGACCCTCGACGGGCCTGCCGACCAAGACCGAGCAGGCCGACCTGCTACAGGTCCTGTTCGGGCGCAACGGCGAATCGCCGGTGGCGGTGGTTGCGCCGCGGTCTCCGTCCGACTGCTTCGATGTCGCCGTCGAGGCGGTGCGGATCGCGATCACCTACCACACGCCCGTCGTCATCCTGTCCGACGGTGCGATCGCGAACGGCTCTGAGCCGTGGCAGATTCCGGACGTCAGCACCTACGAGAAGATCGAGCACACCTTCGCGAAAACAGGCGAGCCGTTCCAGCCGTACGCCCGCAATCCGGAGACGCTCGCGCGCCAGTTCGCCATTCCGGGCACCCCGGGACTCGAGCATCGAATCGGCGGGCTGGAGGCGGCCAACGGTTCGGGCAACATCTCCTACGAGCCGAAGAACCACGACCTGATGGTGCGCCTGCGCCAGGCCAAGGTCGACGGCATCGCCGTTCCGGACCTCGAGGTCGACGATCCGACCGGTGACGCCGAACTGCTGATGCTCGGCTGGGGCAGCAGTTACGGCCCCATCGGCGAGGCCTGCCGACGCGCGCGCCGCAACGGCATCAAGGTGGCCCAGGCGCACCTTCGCAACCTCAACCCCTTCCCCGCCAACCTCGGCGAGGTGCTGCGGCGGTACCCCAACGTGGTGTTGCCGGAGATGAACCTCGGCCAGCTGGCATTGCTGCTGCGCGGCAAGTATCTGGTCGACGTCCAGTCCGTCACCAAGGTGGAAGGCATGGCGTTCCTGGCCGACGAGGTCGAGGGCATCATCGACGCCGCGCTCGACGGAACGTTGGGCGACAAGGAAATTGACAAGGCCAAGTTCGCGCGGCTGGCGGCGGCCACCATCGAATCTGAAGCGAATGGTGTGGGAGCAATCGCATGA
- a CDS encoding transglycosylase family protein, translating into MKNIRKTIGLATFAGALAMAPLALAGTANADSVDWDAVAACESGGNWGIATGNGYYGGLQFSMGTWQSNGGSGSPHNASREEQIRVAENVLQSQGIGAWPVCGQRG; encoded by the coding sequence TTGAAGAACATCCGCAAGACGATCGGTCTGGCGACCTTCGCCGGCGCGCTCGCCATGGCGCCGTTGGCGCTGGCTGGCACCGCCAATGCGGACAGCGTGGACTGGGATGCCGTTGCGGCATGCGAGTCCGGCGGCAACTGGGGGATTGCGACCGGCAACGGCTACTACGGCGGTCTGCAGTTCTCCATGGGCACCTGGCAGTCCAACGGCGGCAGCGGTTCGCCGCACAACGCCAGCCGTGAGGAGCAGATTCGCGTCGCGGAGAACGTTCTGCAGTCGCAGGGCATCGGCGCGTGGCCGGTCTGCGGCCAGCGCGGCTAG
- a CDS encoding FAD-dependent oxidoreductase, translated as MPKRILVIGAGIAGLATANALQQRGHDVTVIEERTDTSSGAGISIWPNALAALDDIGLGDAVRAAGGRITAGALRWHDGTWLRHPSPQRLVKALGEPLVVIHRNALTSVLASALGQGTLRYGVCARSVVATADGVQVGVSDPGTGDTDMRADAVVGADGTHSIVARHLNGPLDNHYVGYTAWRGVANCTIDPDFAGEVLGPAIEFGHVPLGADSTYWFATERASEGRRAPRGELEYLKDKFGAWAEPIPTVLAATEPGRVLHNDLYDRDPARQWSRGRIVAVGDAAHPMRPHLGQGGCQGLEDAAILASFVDGTDDLAAAFSRFTAFRRPRVRWLVRESKMIGQIVNLPPLLSAAASRATVLGPEALVTRHLAAVAARSAFKPPTERDVQPV; from the coding sequence ATGCCGAAACGGATCCTGGTGATCGGTGCGGGCATCGCCGGGCTGGCGACCGCCAACGCGCTGCAGCAGCGCGGTCACGACGTCACGGTCATCGAAGAACGCACCGACACGTCGTCCGGCGCAGGCATCAGCATCTGGCCCAACGCACTGGCCGCACTCGACGACATCGGCCTCGGCGACGCGGTCCGCGCCGCCGGCGGCCGGATCACCGCGGGGGCGCTGCGCTGGCACGACGGCACCTGGCTGCGTCACCCGTCGCCGCAGCGGCTGGTCAAGGCTCTGGGCGAGCCGCTGGTGGTCATCCACCGCAATGCCCTGACGTCGGTATTGGCCAGTGCGCTTGGGCAGGGGACGCTGCGATATGGGGTGTGCGCTCGCTCGGTGGTAGCAACGGCGGACGGGGTGCAGGTGGGTGTCTCGGATCCCGGCACGGGCGACACCGATATGCGCGCCGACGCGGTTGTCGGCGCGGACGGTACGCATTCGATCGTGGCGCGCCACCTCAACGGCCCGCTCGACAACCACTACGTCGGCTATACGGCATGGCGTGGGGTGGCGAACTGCACCATCGACCCCGACTTCGCAGGCGAGGTCCTCGGCCCGGCCATCGAGTTCGGTCACGTGCCGCTGGGAGCGGACAGCACCTACTGGTTTGCGACCGAACGGGCTTCGGAGGGACGGCGAGCGCCGCGAGGCGAGCTCGAGTATCTGAAGGACAAGTTCGGCGCGTGGGCCGAACCCATTCCGACGGTGTTGGCGGCGACCGAACCCGGTCGCGTGCTGCACAACGACCTCTACGATCGCGATCCGGCCAGACAGTGGTCGAGGGGGCGGATCGTGGCGGTGGGCGATGCCGCACATCCCATGCGGCCGCATCTGGGTCAGGGCGGCTGTCAGGGACTCGAGGATGCGGCCATCCTGGCGTCCTTCGTCGACGGGACGGACGACCTCGCCGCCGCCTTCAGCAGGTTCACGGCGTTCCGCCGTCCGCGGGTGCGCTGGTTGGTGCGGGAGTCCAAGATGATCGGGCAGATCGTGAATTTGCCGCCGCTGCTCAGCGCCGCCGCGAGCCGCGCGACCGTGCTGGGGCCCGAAGCACTGGTCACCAGGCACCTCGCTGCCGTCGCCGCCCGGTCAGCGTTCAAGCCGCCGACCGAGCGAGACGTCCAGCCGGTGTGA
- the mobA gene encoding molybdenum cofactor guanylyltransferase: MTSPVPLAAVILAGGASRRMGRDKATAVFDGKTLVERTVSAVSPRCAPVFVVAAPGQALPSLEAEILRDEVRGVGPLLATGRGLRAAAQAGLEFAFVCAVDMPLLSADLIDELVGPAVRLGADVVLPWDGRSHYLAGIYRTNLHERVSGLVDAGERSMRALVESVDTQRVVMPEQASLTNVNTIVELRDAAPQIA, translated from the coding sequence GTGACGTCGCCTGTGCCGCTTGCTGCAGTGATTCTGGCCGGCGGGGCATCCCGCCGGATGGGCCGCGATAAGGCCACCGCCGTATTCGACGGCAAGACCCTCGTCGAACGGACGGTGTCCGCGGTGAGCCCAAGATGCGCACCCGTATTCGTCGTCGCCGCCCCGGGCCAAGCGCTGCCGAGTCTGGAGGCCGAGATCCTGCGTGACGAGGTTCGTGGCGTCGGTCCGCTGCTGGCCACCGGACGTGGGCTGCGCGCGGCCGCGCAGGCAGGACTGGAATTCGCATTCGTCTGCGCCGTCGACATGCCACTGCTGTCCGCCGACCTGATCGACGAGCTCGTCGGTCCCGCGGTCCGCCTCGGCGCCGACGTCGTGCTCCCGTGGGACGGCCGTTCGCATTATCTGGCCGGGATCTACCGCACCAACCTGCACGAACGGGTATCCGGGCTGGTTGATGCCGGGGAGCGCAGCATGCGGGCGCTGGTCGAGTCCGTCGACACCCAGCGGGTCGTCATGCCCGAGCAGGCCTCGCTGACGAACGTCAACACCATCGTCGAGCTGAGGGACGCGGCCCCGCAGATTGCGTAG